accgagtttgcgtctcttacatgggtaggcagaccattccataaaaatggagctctataggagaaagccctgcctccagctgtttgcttagaaattctagggacaattaggaggcctgcgtcttgtgaccgtagcgtacgtgtaggtatgtacggcaggaccaaatcggagagataggtaggagcaagtccatgtaatgctttgtaggttagcagtaaaaccttgaaatcagcccttgccttgacaggaagcccgtgtagggaggctagcactggagtaatatgatacattttttgtgttctagtcaggattctagcagcagtatttagcactaactgaagtttattatCTACACAATGAACATTTATTTGACCTATTGGTCATTAGCAGTAGGGAGCATGAAGTATTAAGAAATGCTGTGACTTTTTATTAGTGATAACTTGAAGATATTTATTTTCCCTTCGTGTGCACTGATTTCAACAGACATGTTGACATGATCCTCAGAAGGTCAGAATTTGGGTAGAGAAAGCTGATCTGAAAGCAGTGCTCCCAGCCTATTAATTAGTACATTTTTGTGTTCTTTCATGTTAATTGTGTATCAGATTGTATCTGTGTTTCTGCTCCAACAGACCCCCAGATAAATGCAGAGATGAAGGAAAGGTGATTAGGAGAGGAGGCTTCTTGAGACTATATCGAGGTGGACTCATTTTTAATGTCTCTCCTTTAGGTGCTGTGGGAGATCACCCGCTTCTTTCTGCTAGCCATTGAGCTCAGTGTGATTATCTTGGGACTGGCTTTTGGTATGTCTTCTCATGACCGCCGCAATACATTTCATTCATAAAACTCTCTTTCAATGTTTCCTTTTTCTGTATTattatactaataataatataaatgtttttactgctctaggtttattgttattattgcttGGATAATATTATCTGCAATTCTTTATGCGGTGCACTTTGCACAGAACACCGGAATAATAATTATCCCTATGAatcattgtaatgtttgtttgtgtcaatGAATCCAGTGAGGGAAGGGTTGCCAACTGGTGATTTTAACATGAAAATAAAATGTCATACATTTCAACTCCAAAGTTATTTTActgtagcctggttccagatctgtggGTGCTATCATTGTTAACTCCTTGTTTGGAATCACAATGAATGACAAGGAGTTGACACGATAGCACAAACATACTGGCATCCAGGCTAACTATACACATGAAATTAAAACCAAAGCTACAAAGTACACGCTGAATACAAAGTATAGTATGTTTTATTGGGACAATATGCGGAAGTACATGGCTAATGTGTGTAAGGGCAATATACTAAAAGTGCAGCGTAAATGACAATGTGTAATACTGCAAACCTAGAACTACGACATCTCCCTCTGGGCTCGTCTCACTTCTGTTGTAAGACGAACACTTGGAATGACTTAGTCACCAATGATGAGACTATagttgcacgcacacacagtcatATATAGTCATGCACTGTCTGTATACGCGGTAGTGCATATACAAGTTATTTATAGTTATGGTATTCTTAGAGGGGGAGGAATTTGGCTAAGCTTGCTGTGTAGTCAAACAGTATAAAGCTGACAGAGCATCATTATTACTTTACTGCATATTCAAATGGTTTCTTCTTCATTTTATGGCAGTGTCGTAGTCGACGTAACCCCTTGCGTACGTTCTAGAAGTTTTGGGCCACTTTTGCTCTGGGGAATTGTAGAATGCCCACTAATGTGTTTCTTCTGTTGACAGGCCACCTGGAGAGCAAGTCCAGTATAAAGCGTGTGCTGGCGATCACTGCTGTTCTGGCACTGGGTTACTCCATCACACAGGTAAGACTGGACACCACTCGCATGGCAGCCCCACAACTCTCAAACTTACACAAGATCATAACCCCAAAACTCTGTAATAAGAAGTGTTTACAAATGACAAAACAAAGAAATGACTGGTTAATGGAACCCTGTGTGTTGACCATTTGATGGTTCTTCCTCAGGGCACCCTGGAGATCCTGTACCCTGACAAGCACCTTTCCGCCGAGGATTTCAATATCTACGGCCACGGGGGACGCCACTTCTGGTTGGCCAGCTCCTGTTTCTTCTTCCTGGTGAGCTGCCAACGGTTACAGAGCAAATGAGGGCTGTCAAAGTAATTTTTTTTAGAATAATGTAATTGTATATAGTTCTACTGTCTGGAATTGTACCTATAACATGAATAGAGAGGGGTTTTCAATCACTTCTGTTTTGAGAATTGTTAGAATTGGATGTCTTTGTGCCACCTGTTTGGTCCTCTAATTTTGCTGTCCTGTTATTTGTAATGCAAGAAGGCACCAATTTCACCCATGTGTTTCTGCATGCTAGCACATACCCACATGCCATTGTGCTTATGCTAGTTAGCATTGCCTCGCAACCCTACCTctgacttccttcatactggacacagaatCATGAAAATggtgttcatctgactctggggaagtagatgaaGGGCCTCCCGAAGTACCCCTTTTAACACTGGTACTTGCGCTTTCAGGTGTACTCTCTCATTGTCATCCTTCCCAAAACCCCGGTGAGGGAGAGGATATCCCTGCCATGTGAGTTATTGGGACATTTGTTCACCCAGAAAACTATCAACAGATGGCAGAGGGCTTTTTTTCAGGGTCATTTACTAATATACCAACCGTTGAGTTCCACTGTgctgttttttgtgttttttaaacattttattctCCCTGATGTTTTATGATTAGCTGGAGAGTGGCCTTGTGTTAGCAGCAAAGTTGACTCACACCCCTTCTTGGGCCTCCTACCTCCACAGCTAAGAAGAGTTTCTATGTGTATGCTGCCGTCCTGTCCCTGCTCAATCTGGTCCAGGGCCTGGGCAGCGCCCTGCTCTGTGCCGGCATCATAGAGGGGCTCTGGTGAGTGTCTGGACTGTGGAAAACAAGTGATGGACATTCAAGTAACTGTTCAGAGATTCAAGTAAATCATCACACTGTGATCTATGATTTATCCTaatgaagaaagaaaaaaaatatatatatatatttccacactgaggttggaataatactgtcaAAATTATGATAattcccttttagtgtaagagctgtttgaaaaaaaataataataatcaccaggcggtaaattggTTAAAAGACAATAAGAGAGTTCTAAACCTTTCTGCCAATAACAGTTTGTTTCCAGTCGCCGCCCCCcaatcagaccactcccagacagtcctagcaacattcttgcttgagaaattgaaCTTTGCCAAGAAGCTATTTTTTGTGTCcttttgttttcaattaaaattgtcaaTCTCAGTAAggtactatttatttatttatttatttaaccaggtaagttgactgagaacacattctcatttacagcaacgacctggggaatagttacaggggagaggaagagggatgaaTGAGCTATTGTTACGCAGAAATGATTTGCTATTCCCGATAAGAATGGCTGCATTGCACCATTTTAAAAATGTACTTTTCCCTCAATTAGAGCAGCTTGTGTTTTAGTGCCCATGTTCTGATGTTTTCTGTGTAGTCTAACTGAAGCCTCGTGTCATTCTGGTGCTAGGTTATAGAGATCGTTAAGTCACTGCTGCCTGATGATGTTTATCTAGGTCGGTGAGCTCCCTGTTAGTCTGTGGtttatgtgtgtctgtgattTGTTACAGCTGCGTGGACGTCACCACCTTCCTCTACTTCTCCGTGTTCGCCCCGCTCATCTACGTCACCTTCCTCAAAGGCTTCTTCGGGTACGTAGGTCAAAGGCCAAAAACTAAGGCTGTCTGAAAATATTACTAAATGTCAAATCCTTGCTTCCTGTCCTTTTTTCCCCCTAAATTCCTCTCAAGGCTCATTGGAGGAAGAGATCCAAGAGGGACCTTGGATCCTGTCCTCCAATGCTCTTTGAGGTTAATTGAGGAAACGAGGACAGGAGACACAGGCAAGGTTCCCCCAATGCATGAGACATGTTTGGTTGCATTTTACTTCTGCCTGATGATACCATCTCTTTTCTGTCTTTTTGGTCTCCTTTTCTTCCtgtccctccttttctctccttgtCCCTCTTTTTTCCCTcaactctcttcctcctccctcgctctagCTCAGAGCCCAAGATCCTCTTCTCCTACAAGTGCCAGGTGGATGAGCCGGACGACCAGGCAGACGTCCACCTGCCCCCCACCTCGACATCTGGTCTGGGCCGCAAGGAGCAGCTGGAGCAAGGCTCCTTCTACTCCAGCACTCAGATAGACGGCCTGACTGCCACCGGCATGGCTGCCTACCTGGACGACGTGGCCTCTGGTCCTTTCGGGGCGGGCAGCATCAACAGCATCGACAGCGACCGCTGGAGGGCCATCAACGCCTAAGGAAAAAgatgagaggaaaggggaggtTAGGGGATGAATGCTAAGCTAGTAGGAGAGTGCTAGTAGGACTGGTTAAGTGGAGAgtagtgaggggggggggggtggaggttggaggctctctctccctctctggagaAACTGTGAGGAGGGCCCTCATTGAGGAAGCTGCTCCCCCATTTCAGCTCCTGTTTGTCCTCCATGTCCTTCATTTTGGCTCTTGCTGCCTGCTCCATTCTGGCTCAAACATTACATTCTACCTAATACCTGCCTGGGATTTTTCCACAACTTCAGTCAAGTATTATCCCCCCAGTAATTGAGTGCGTGGACAACAAAGCTAAGAAGCAAATGTTCTTTGTTAAGTGTAAAGGTAATGTCCGTTACATTCCCATCGAAGGGTTACAGCTCAGTGAAGTAAAGTCCACGAACTGTGGCTTTGTGTTAGATTTGTGACTACTTGGTAACCAGGTCGTATTGAATCACCAATTCGCCGTGCCTTGCTCCCTATAGACCAGACCTGTCCTTATCACGCTAGGCCCCTTCTCTAAATTGCGTAATTCGTAATGTTTTATGTTTGAAATCAGTGCTTCTTTTCCCCAGTCTTTGATGTTTGACGTAATGTCATGTACCCTCATTGTATTAATTGAGGACCTCGGGCTTGAGTCTGCAGGAGCTTGGTATGCCTTGTCAAAGACCATTATTAGTGCATCTGGTATCCATGTGATTTGCTGCTGGGGCATAGAGAGAATCAAAATGGATGCTGAGTCGCAGCCGTCATCTCTACCTATTTTATGTTATTATTTActgtctgttttatttattttagtgaCCGCTCGGTTTTATGTCGAAAGGTAGTTCCATCAGCTGATTAATCCTGGTATAAGAAATGTTTCTAATGAGTAAAGCAACATTTACAAACCCACACGTCAAATGAGGGCGAGATAAGGCAGGAATAGCACTTGTGGTTAGGCTATGTATTTTTCagaccttttttttttatttcaagaaATATTCATCCCAAGATGCATTGGATTCGACTGAAAAGAAACGGAGAAAAACAAAGGTCATTTTTTTTATGACTCAAATATGAACTAATATTGAAATGTCATTTTCAATATATGAAATTATTGAATTGGCCACCTTAGGTTGCTCATGTGCTCTTTAAAATGTAAGCCCTGATTTCATCACAAAGAAAGAGCAACTTTAAACACTAAATCTGTTTGCTGATAATGCTCAATGCGAACTGGACCAATTTGCATGAAGCACTACTTCCTTGCAGTAATTCTACTTTGTCTGCTGTAAACTTAGTAGCCCCACAACACATGGCTTGCTGTGAAACCAATTCCCATTGTTTATGCCCCCCTTGTGATTTTGTCACTTATATTCATTCCCCCACCCCGAACAAGAATTGCCCCTTGGAATGGTGTACATTTGGCATGGTAAAACATTGTCTTGAGTGGAGTTTGTCGTGTGACATATGGCATCAGTATGTCATATAGAGACAAGTTTATTTTTTCATAAATGTAAGCCACCACAAAGCAAGTGTTTTTGTATTGCCATAGTAGTATATTATGAGTCTTCTGCCTTGCACGTCCCAATACTTGACCTGCATCAACAAAGGAAACCCGGTAACTTGCTCTCACACAGGCTTATATTTCTAGAGAAATGTTGTACGGTTGCATTTGAGGGTCAACATTATTGATGAAAAATTGAGTATATTTATAAGGTGTTAGTGGGGTATGGGTTTCAAATGCAAGTGTTGGCAGGCTACATAAGATTGAATACAATATTTAATTGAAAGGACTTTGAAAAAGAGTAAGGATACTCAGTGCCAGCAAGCTGTGAATAACTTGTAATTGTATTTAATAATGTATCATTGTAGAATATTCAACTCATATGTTGTGTTGAGGATTCCATGAGACGATTAAACCTGCTTCCTTTTCATTCCTATACATGTATGTCTCCCCTTGGTGGTTTCTTGTGGTACTGCAAATTGAAACGTTTCGTCTAGTCCCAATTTTTTGGGGATGCGTGGCACGCAGTGTTTCATATGATTTGAATTGGCCAAGACGTGGAATGTGTGGCATTACATGTTTTGCCTAGCCATAATATTTATTGTACAAACATAGGCCTGCCTACACGACGTTTGGATAACTTGATTTTTGGGTTGACAGGGGATGACTACAGAACTACAATTCCCAGCCCCTTATGGTCGCCTATGATACAAGATAAAATGTAATTGGAGTCCGATTTATGTTCTCCACCTATACGCGTTGAGATTACTGGCCGTCCTGGAAAGTGACCTTTTCTTGTGAGTATTTTGTCCGCGACGCGCTGTGGCGGCTACGGTTGCTTTCACATTGTTGTAGACTTGTAAAATATCCTGTGTAGGGCAGCGTTTTTTTAAAATACAGGTTAATACAAGCCGACCATTGACCATGGGAGGCAGTGAAAGTACGAGGAGAAAAGTGTCATTCGGCCTGGATGAAGAAGAGAAGGTCACAGTCATTCACGGAGTTAAGGCAAGTAACGTTAAGCGACTGATTAGAAAACGGCGACTTTCATTGCcaagtaaaaaataatttgacATGGCGACAGAGAAATGAAATGCAACATAGATCTAATGGGCTATATTTAGT
This is a stretch of genomic DNA from Oncorhynchus clarkii lewisi isolate Uvic-CL-2024 chromosome 17, UVic_Ocla_1.0, whole genome shotgun sequence. It encodes these proteins:
- the LOC139370756 gene encoding transmembrane protein adipocyte-associated 1 homolog, with the protein product MIDTVTAVVRFAQYNGSIFPTYVENTSAIPTWQPEFEANITKPHRCLQVLYEDIGESRVRFWDLVLLIPNVAFFMFLMWKLPSARAKIRLTSSPIFITFYILVFVVAAVGITRAIVSMTVSASSAATIIDKVLWEITRFFLLAIELSVIILGLAFGHLESKSSIKRVLAITAVLALGYSITQGTLEILYPDKHLSAEDFNIYGHGGRHFWLASSCFFFLVYSLIVILPKTPVRERISLPSKKSFYVYAAVLSLLNLVQGLGSALLCAGIIEGLCCVDVTTFLYFSVFAPLIYVTFLKGFFGSEPKILFSYKCQVDEPDDQADVHLPPTSTSGLGRKEQLEQGSFYSSTQIDGLTATGMAAYLDDVASGPFGAGSINSIDSDRWRAINA